A genomic window from Brevibacillus agri includes:
- a CDS encoding MGMT family protein — MTEFTERAVKIIASIPPGSVMTYGQIAALAGSPRGARQIVRILHSMSQKYKLPWHRVINAKGKIGLQDRDSMNLQKMLLEGEGVAVSEAGEIDLERYQHHPDSL, encoded by the coding sequence ATGACCGAATTTACAGAGCGAGCCGTAAAAATCATCGCCAGCATCCCGCCGGGTAGCGTCATGACGTACGGACAGATCGCCGCCTTGGCGGGAAGTCCGCGCGGAGCCAGACAAATTGTGCGGATTCTCCACTCCATGTCGCAAAAATACAAGCTTCCGTGGCATCGGGTCATCAATGCCAAAGGCAAAATCGGATTGCAGGACCGCGATTCCATGAATTTGCAAAAAATGCTGCTGGAAGGCGAAGGCGTAGCAGTCTCCGAGGCAGGGGAGATTGACCTCGAACGCTATCAGCACCATCCCGATTCGCTTTAG
- a CDS encoding biotin-dependent carboxyltransferase family protein: MGADRAMTMSIEVLSPGLYTTVQDLGRYGYQRHGVIVGGAMDTLAMRMANMLVGNEPDAAVLELTVKGPVLLFHQDALLAVCGADMQPAIDGVRIHSNRPVWVKKGSTLKFAHAKKGCRAYLAIAGGWEVPLVMGSRSTNVRAGFGGAWGRTLREKDRLEPGKPSELALFFAEQLQAKSKARNAGCGEMDWFVPQHVFPYQKDAVVRVMRGAEFGYFSEESRRQFFATPYQLAAQSDRMGYRLEGPQLALESPLELISAAVSTGTIQVPPNGQPIILLADRQTVGGYPKIGHVATVDLPILAQLRPGDSVQFQEVSLRKAQQALYEQETELQQIKLGIQINAGWRQSK, translated from the coding sequence ATGGGGGCAGATCGGGCCATGACCATGAGCATCGAAGTCCTATCACCAGGCTTGTACACGACCGTTCAAGATTTGGGCCGATACGGGTACCAGCGGCACGGGGTGATCGTCGGCGGGGCGATGGACACGCTGGCGATGCGCATGGCAAACATGCTCGTCGGCAACGAGCCGGACGCCGCCGTTCTGGAGCTGACGGTAAAAGGGCCAGTGCTGTTGTTTCACCAGGATGCGCTCTTGGCCGTGTGTGGAGCGGACATGCAGCCTGCTATAGACGGCGTGCGCATCCACAGCAACCGTCCTGTCTGGGTGAAAAAAGGCAGCACGCTGAAGTTTGCCCATGCCAAAAAAGGCTGTCGCGCCTACCTTGCCATTGCGGGCGGCTGGGAGGTTCCGCTCGTCATGGGCAGCCGCAGCACGAATGTCCGGGCGGGCTTTGGCGGGGCATGGGGCAGGACGCTCCGGGAAAAAGACCGACTCGAGCCAGGCAAGCCGAGCGAGCTGGCGCTGTTTTTCGCAGAGCAGTTGCAAGCGAAAAGCAAAGCGCGAAACGCTGGTTGCGGCGAGATGGACTGGTTTGTCCCGCAGCATGTTTTTCCGTACCAAAAAGACGCGGTCGTCCGGGTCATGCGCGGAGCGGAGTTCGGCTATTTTTCCGAGGAGAGCCGCCGACAGTTTTTCGCGACGCCGTATCAGCTCGCGGCGCAATCCGACAGAATGGGCTATCGTTTGGAAGGGCCGCAGCTTGCGCTGGAGTCGCCGCTGGAACTGATTTCCGCCGCCGTCTCTACGGGCACGATCCAGGTCCCGCCGAACGGCCAGCCGATCATTTTGCTCGCGGACAGGCAAACGGTTGGCGGCTACCCGAAAATCGGCCATGTGGCGACCGTTGACTTGCCGATTTTGGCGCAGTTGCGGCCGGGCGATAGCGTGCAGTTTCAGGAAGTGTCTTTGCGTAAAGCCCAGCAGGCGCTGTACGAGCAAGAAACCGAGCTGCAACAAATCAAGCTGGGAATCCAAATCAACGCGGGATGGAGGCAGAGCAAATGA
- the cdaS gene encoding sporulation-specific diadenylate cyclase CdaS, producing the protein MHVNCDSSSLKAELKQELLSISQAMEQSLLALDQEEGCLLGTFDHIRSRFSRLETVAASFYLQCYLAPYTEKYIDLTIAVQHLAEKRQGALIVIERDDSLAEHLQAGIPIGAVLSYSLLESIFFPGSPLHDGAVYVRDNQIVSAANVLPLSHIAVGEKKLGTRHRAALGLSEQSDALVIVVSEETGKASFAMQGRLYPIITPA; encoded by the coding sequence GTGCACGTAAACTGCGATTCATCTTCCTTGAAAGCCGAGCTGAAGCAAGAGCTGCTCAGCATTTCCCAGGCGATGGAGCAAAGTCTGCTCGCCCTCGACCAAGAGGAAGGCTGCTTGCTCGGTACGTTCGACCATATACGCAGCAGATTTAGCCGGCTGGAGACAGTGGCTGCCTCGTTTTACTTGCAATGCTATCTCGCGCCGTACACGGAAAAATACATAGACTTGACGATTGCCGTGCAGCATTTGGCCGAAAAACGCCAAGGGGCCCTGATCGTCATCGAGCGCGACGACTCCCTGGCCGAGCATTTGCAGGCGGGCATTCCCATCGGGGCTGTTTTGAGCTATTCGCTCCTGGAGTCGATCTTTTTTCCGGGCAGTCCGCTGCACGATGGGGCGGTGTACGTGCGGGACAATCAGATCGTTTCTGCGGCGAACGTCCTGCCGTTGTCGCACATTGCCGTCGGCGAAAAAAAGCTCGGGACACGGCACCGCGCCGCCCTGGGCCTGAGCGAGCAGAGCGACGCGCTGGTGATCGTCGTCTCCGAGGAGACGGGAAAGGCGTCCTTTGCCATGCAAGGCAGGCTGTATCCGATCATCACGCCTGCGTAG
- a CDS encoding Lin0512 family protein: MDKVMFIEIGMGIDLHGQNVTKAAVRAVQNAIHHNSMPGLRSVLPGNDIHNMKVNVRLAVPADRDKLDLDTVRAELPYGEVSFEVVDGGMLTSSGVVIAEKDDKNDLAYVVIASVEVGY, encoded by the coding sequence ATGGACAAGGTCATGTTTATCGAAATCGGAATGGGGATTGATCTCCACGGGCAAAACGTCACGAAAGCAGCCGTTCGCGCTGTCCAAAACGCGATCCATCACAATTCAATGCCAGGGCTGCGCTCCGTGCTGCCCGGAAACGATATTCACAATATGAAGGTCAACGTCCGCCTCGCTGTGCCAGCCGACCGCGACAAGCTCGATCTGGACACCGTGCGCGCCGAATTGCCGTACGGAGAAGTGTCGTTTGAGGTCGTGGACGGCGGCATGCTGACGTCAAGCGGCGTCGTGATCGCGGAAAAGGATGACAAGAACGATCTGGCTTACGTCGTCATTGCCTCTGTGGAAGTAGGCTACTAG
- a CDS encoding multicopper oxidase family protein — protein MNKSSLRSTAFPLLLGGLLLLSACSTEQATTAGHAGHDMGADQSATQQPAAPSQPMTASGDNAMEVLTGNTFTLTAKESMLHLDDQTMKTAWTYNGTVPGPQLRVKQGETISVTLKNELPEPVTIHWHGLPVPNNMDGIPGVTQNAVKPNESFTYRFKVDVAGTYWYHSHQNSSRQVDKGLYGSLVVEPKTPEPADKDVTLVLDEWMQDDSMAEMHGGGGSMAGMNHGADHAAPATSAASGHDMANMSDAKMMPLMYTIFSVNGKTGPAIAPLRVKEGEKVRIRLINAGYLSHKLNLQGHAFQIVSTDGQPLHNPPLTSGQLLNIAPGERYDLEFVANNPGTWLLEERSDNPGAKSLAVPIVYEGYEAAQAKPESGQLPVIDLTRYGEAAQSSFSLEQPYDITYRMDLNTDSRDGQMVFTINGQTFPNVPPLDVKKGDRVKVTIVNNSPEDVHPMHLHGHFFQVLSKNGQPVSGSPLVKDTLNVLPGESYVVAFAADNPGEWMFHCHDLGHAAKGMVSEVKYAGFQRDFVVDPTVGNMPE, from the coding sequence ATGAACAAATCATCGTTACGAAGCACAGCCTTCCCGCTTTTGCTGGGCGGTCTGCTGCTTCTGTCCGCCTGCTCGACCGAGCAAGCGACGACCGCGGGCCACGCCGGGCACGACATGGGAGCCGACCAAAGCGCGACGCAGCAACCGGCTGCTCCCTCCCAACCGATGACTGCGTCAGGCGACAATGCCATGGAGGTGCTGACGGGCAATACGTTCACCCTCACGGCAAAAGAGAGCATGCTGCACCTCGACGACCAGACGATGAAAACAGCCTGGACCTACAACGGAACCGTCCCTGGACCGCAGCTTCGCGTCAAGCAGGGCGAGACGATTTCCGTCACCTTGAAAAATGAACTGCCGGAGCCGGTGACGATCCACTGGCACGGGCTGCCTGTGCCAAACAACATGGATGGCATCCCCGGTGTCACGCAAAATGCGGTGAAGCCAAACGAAAGCTTCACCTACCGCTTCAAGGTCGACGTGGCGGGAACGTACTGGTACCACTCGCATCAAAACAGCTCCAGGCAGGTCGACAAAGGGCTGTACGGCTCGCTCGTCGTCGAGCCGAAAACGCCGGAGCCAGCAGACAAAGACGTCACGCTCGTCCTCGACGAATGGATGCAGGACGACAGCATGGCCGAAATGCACGGTGGCGGCGGCTCGATGGCAGGCATGAACCACGGTGCTGACCACGCCGCTCCCGCCACCTCTGCTGCGAGCGGCCACGACATGGCGAACATGAGCGACGCGAAAATGATGCCGCTCATGTACACGATCTTTTCCGTCAACGGGAAGACGGGACCTGCCATCGCTCCGCTGCGCGTGAAGGAAGGCGAAAAAGTCCGCATCCGCCTCATCAATGCCGGGTATTTGTCGCACAAGCTGAACCTGCAAGGACATGCGTTCCAAATCGTTTCCACGGACGGGCAGCCGTTGCACAATCCGCCGCTCACGAGCGGACAGTTGCTCAACATCGCCCCCGGCGAGCGCTACGATCTCGAATTTGTAGCGAACAACCCGGGAACATGGCTGCTGGAGGAGCGAAGCGACAACCCTGGCGCCAAATCGCTTGCCGTGCCTATCGTCTACGAAGGCTACGAAGCGGCGCAGGCCAAACCGGAGTCGGGTCAACTCCCGGTCATTGATCTCACCCGATACGGCGAAGCGGCCCAAAGCAGCTTTTCGCTGGAGCAGCCGTACGATATCACATACCGAATGGACTTGAACACCGACTCGCGCGACGGGCAGATGGTGTTTACGATCAACGGCCAAACGTTCCCGAACGTCCCTCCGCTGGATGTAAAAAAAGGCGACCGGGTCAAGGTGACCATCGTCAACAACTCGCCGGAGGACGTCCACCCGATGCATTTGCACGGACACTTCTTCCAGGTGCTGAGCAAAAACGGCCAGCCCGTGTCCGGCTCGCCGCTGGTCAAGGACACCTTGAATGTGCTGCCAGGCGAGTCCTACGTCGTCGCCTTTGCGGCTGACAATCCCGGCGAGTGGATGTTCCACTGCCACGACCTGGGGCATGCGGCCAAAGGGATGGTGTCCGAGGTCAAATACGCGGGCTTCCAGCGGGACTTCGTCGTCGATCCGACCGTCGGCAACATGCCGGAGTAA
- the pepF gene encoding oligoendopeptidase F gives MKTRQTRDQVAVEYTWNLDDLFASQAAWEQELDEIISQLPAVTAFKGQLHTGAETLLACLEAKEAIEVRANLAATYARLRSSEDGTNPQNQANSARVGDVVSRLNAELSFVPSEILALPDGTIEKFLQEEPGLAPFRKSLSDLLETKPYRLSAETEASLAALGEVFGAPYTIYQRGKLSDMSFAPVQDGAGAERPVSFALFEADYEMSADTTLRRAAYESFSNTLAAYQNSFAAVYATEVKKQTVLSRLRGFETVTDMLLHTQQVTLDMYHNILDIIGTELAPHMRRYAKLKARELGLEKLKFCDLKAPLDPEFSPPITIEEAGRLIQSALQVMGPEYSAIMEKALNERWIDYVDNVGKSTGAFCTTPYGNHSYILITWSGNMRSAFTLAHELGHCGHFTLATREQSYTNSRPSLYFIEAPSTINELLLGQHIMAQSDDPRLKRWVILQLMNTYYHNFVTHLLEGRMQRKVYEAAQNDVPLTAKKLSEWKGQVLAEFWGDAVELDEAASLTWMRQPHYYMGLYPYTYAAGLTASTAMAASIKEEGQPAVDRWLEVLKAGGTLKPLELMQKAGVDMSQPQPIRDAVAYVGSLVDELERLF, from the coding sequence GTGAAGACGAGACAGACGCGTGACCAGGTAGCCGTGGAATATACATGGAACCTGGATGACTTATTTGCCAGTCAAGCAGCGTGGGAGCAGGAGCTGGACGAGATTATCAGCCAACTGCCGGCCGTAACGGCTTTCAAAGGGCAACTGCACACAGGCGCAGAAACATTGCTGGCCTGCCTGGAAGCAAAAGAAGCGATCGAGGTTCGCGCCAATCTTGCGGCTACCTATGCCCGTCTGCGCTCATCCGAGGACGGAACCAATCCGCAAAATCAGGCAAATTCCGCGCGTGTCGGTGACGTCGTCTCCAGGCTGAACGCAGAGCTATCGTTTGTGCCGTCGGAAATTTTGGCCTTGCCGGACGGCACGATCGAGAAGTTCCTGCAAGAAGAGCCGGGTCTTGCGCCTTTCCGCAAAAGCCTTTCCGATCTGCTGGAAACCAAGCCGTATCGGCTGTCTGCGGAAACCGAAGCGTCGCTTGCCGCACTCGGCGAAGTATTCGGCGCTCCGTACACGATCTACCAGCGCGGGAAGCTGTCCGATATGTCATTTGCGCCCGTGCAGGACGGGGCCGGAGCAGAGCGCCCGGTGTCTTTTGCCCTGTTTGAAGCCGACTACGAAATGTCTGCGGACACGACGCTGCGCCGGGCTGCCTACGAATCGTTTTCAAACACGCTTGCTGCCTACCAAAACTCGTTTGCCGCTGTGTACGCCACTGAGGTGAAAAAGCAAACCGTGCTGTCCAGGCTGCGCGGCTTCGAGACAGTGACTGACATGCTCTTGCACACGCAGCAAGTAACACTGGACATGTACCACAACATTCTCGATATCATCGGCACAGAGCTGGCGCCGCACATGCGCCGCTACGCCAAGCTGAAGGCGCGCGAGCTGGGGCTTGAAAAGCTGAAATTCTGCGACCTGAAGGCGCCGCTTGATCCGGAATTCAGCCCGCCGATTACGATTGAGGAAGCGGGCCGCCTGATTCAGTCTGCTTTGCAAGTAATGGGACCGGAATACTCCGCAATCATGGAAAAGGCGTTGAACGAACGCTGGATCGACTACGTGGACAACGTGGGCAAATCGACAGGAGCGTTTTGCACGACACCGTACGGCAACCACTCCTACATCCTCATTACGTGGTCGGGCAACATGCGCAGCGCCTTCACGCTGGCTCACGAGCTGGGGCACTGCGGCCATTTCACGCTGGCGACCCGCGAGCAAAGCTATACCAATTCGCGTCCGTCCTTGTACTTTATCGAAGCGCCGTCGACGATCAACGAGCTGCTTCTGGGGCAGCACATCATGGCGCAGTCCGACGATCCGCGCCTCAAGCGTTGGGTGATTTTGCAACTGATGAATACGTACTACCACAACTTCGTGACGCACCTGCTGGAAGGCCGCATGCAGCGCAAAGTGTACGAGGCGGCGCAAAACGACGTGCCGCTGACGGCAAAAAAGCTGTCGGAATGGAAAGGGCAAGTGTTGGCGGAGTTCTGGGGAGACGCCGTGGAGCTTGACGAGGCAGCCAGCTTGACGTGGATGCGCCAGCCGCACTACTACATGGGGCTGTACCCGTACACGTACGCGGCGGGCTTGACCGCTTCCACCGCGATGGCAGCGAGCATCAAAGAGGAAGGACAGCCAGCCGTCGATCGCTGGCTGGAAGTATTGAAGGCGGGCGGCACCTTGAAGCCGCTTGAACTGATGCAAAAGGCGGGAGTGGACATGTCCCAGCCGCAGCCGATCCGCGACGCTGTCGCCTACGTGGGCAGCCTGGTAGACGAACTGGAAAGGCTGTTCTAG
- a CDS encoding LamB/YcsF family protein, with protein MKVVDLNCDMGESFGAYRLGNDQAILQHVSSANIACGFHAGDPSTMRKTVKLAIESRVAIGAHPGLADLVGFGRRNMDISAQDAYELVVYQIGALQAFVQAEGGVMQHVKPHGALYNMAATRPALAEAIAEAVYRVNPELVLFGLAGSELTRAGEKIGLCTAHEVFADRTYQADGTLTPRTQPDALIADEAESLAQVVRMVTEGKVQSLQGVDVPIRADTICIHGDGAHALAFAESIRQALQAAGVFIRCIRSS; from the coding sequence ATGAAGGTTGTCGATTTGAACTGTGACATGGGGGAGAGCTTTGGGGCGTATCGACTGGGCAACGATCAGGCGATTTTGCAGCATGTAAGCTCCGCGAACATCGCCTGCGGCTTTCATGCGGGCGACCCTTCCACGATGCGAAAAACGGTGAAGCTGGCCATCGAGAGCCGGGTGGCAATCGGGGCGCATCCCGGACTGGCCGATCTGGTCGGGTTCGGCCGCCGCAACATGGACATCTCCGCCCAGGACGCCTACGAGCTGGTCGTCTACCAGATTGGCGCGCTGCAAGCGTTCGTCCAGGCAGAAGGAGGCGTCATGCAGCACGTCAAGCCGCACGGAGCCTTGTACAACATGGCAGCGACGCGTCCCGCGCTGGCCGAGGCGATCGCCGAGGCGGTTTACCGGGTCAATCCGGAGCTCGTTCTGTTCGGACTGGCTGGCAGCGAATTGACGCGGGCCGGGGAAAAAATCGGGCTGTGCACCGCGCACGAAGTGTTTGCAGATCGGACGTACCAGGCGGATGGCACGCTGACGCCGCGGACGCAGCCAGACGCGCTGATCGCCGACGAAGCCGAGTCGTTAGCCCAGGTCGTGCGCATGGTGACAGAAGGCAAGGTGCAGTCGCTGCAAGGCGTCGACGTGCCGATTCGCGCGGACACCATCTGCATTCACGGGGACGGTGCGCACGCGCTTGCATTTGCAGAGAGCATTCGCCAGGCGCTGCAAGCGGCGGGCGTCTTTATTCGCTGCATCCGCTCGTCATAA
- a CDS encoding aminopeptidase gives MSFELLFDRYADLAVKVGVNVQPMQTLVVTAPLSAAPFVRKVARKAYEAGAKHVHIDWTDDELTRMKYDLAPDEAFADYPQWKAKGLEEMAENGAAFLYINSTNPDLLKGVKLERIATANKAAGQALRTFRNYTMSDKVSWSVIAVPSPEWAAMVFPDLPADEQVPALWDAIFRATRVDTDDPVQAWHEHHATLNSKVEQLNAKQYRYLHYEAPGTQLTIELPDRHIWIGGGSVNEKGASFMANMPTEEVFTAPKKDGVNGTVRSTKPLSYHGNVIENFTLTFEQGKIVSVSAEKGEEALKQLVATDEGSHYLGEVALVPHQSPISLSNIIFYNTLFDENASNHLAIGSAYSVNIEGGAAMSQEELAARGINTSLVHVDFMIGSAEMNIDGETADGVREPLFRNGNWA, from the coding sequence ATGTCTTTCGAGCTTTTGTTTGACCGCTATGCCGATCTCGCCGTAAAAGTCGGCGTCAATGTACAGCCGATGCAAACACTGGTTGTGACTGCTCCGCTCTCCGCTGCTCCGTTCGTGCGCAAGGTGGCGCGCAAAGCGTATGAAGCAGGAGCCAAACACGTACATATCGACTGGACCGATGACGAGCTGACCCGCATGAAATACGATCTCGCGCCGGATGAAGCTTTTGCCGATTATCCGCAGTGGAAGGCAAAAGGGCTGGAGGAGATGGCCGAAAACGGAGCGGCGTTTTTGTACATCAACTCGACCAACCCGGATTTGCTCAAAGGTGTCAAGCTGGAGCGAATCGCGACTGCGAACAAGGCAGCGGGACAAGCGTTGCGGACGTTCCGCAACTACACCATGTCGGACAAGGTAAGCTGGAGCGTAATTGCTGTCCCGTCGCCGGAATGGGCGGCCATGGTGTTTCCTGACTTGCCCGCCGACGAACAGGTGCCTGCCCTGTGGGACGCGATTTTCCGGGCGACGCGCGTGGACACGGACGATCCTGTTCAGGCGTGGCACGAGCATCATGCCACGCTGAACAGCAAAGTAGAGCAACTGAACGCCAAGCAGTACCGCTACCTCCACTACGAGGCGCCGGGCACGCAATTGACCATTGAGCTGCCTGACCGTCACATCTGGATCGGCGGCGGTAGCGTGAACGAAAAAGGCGCGTCGTTCATGGCGAACATGCCGACCGAGGAAGTGTTCACCGCGCCGAAAAAAGACGGCGTGAACGGAACCGTCCGCAGCACGAAGCCTTTGAGCTATCACGGCAATGTGATTGAAAATTTCACCTTGACGTTCGAGCAGGGCAAAATCGTCTCGGTCAGCGCGGAAAAGGGCGAAGAAGCTTTGAAGCAACTCGTTGCGACCGATGAAGGCTCGCACTATCTCGGCGAAGTCGCGCTGGTTCCGCACCAGTCTCCGATCTCGTTGTCCAACATCATTTTTTACAACACGCTGTTTGACGAAAACGCCTCGAATCACCTCGCGATCGGCAGCGCCTACTCGGTCAACATCGAAGGCGGCGCAGCGATGAGCCAGGAAGAGCTGGCAGCCCGCGGCATCAATACGAGCCTGGTGCACGTCGACTTCATGATCGGCTCCGCAGAGATGAACATCGACGGCGAGACAGCGGACGGCGTGCGTGAGCCGCTGTTCCGCAACGGCAACTGGGCGTAA
- the pxpB gene encoding 5-oxoprolinase subunit PxpB, protein MEQVAFFPLGDSGIVIKLGDAIDQATQQKVKALADYFEEHPLPGMVEYVPGYTSVTVYYDPVAWYDPRAADMPYERFKALLAGQLVHIRADEQTKPRLVEIPVCYGGAFGPDLLDVAAYHGITPDELIRIHSGQEYLVHMIGFAPGFPYLGGLDKRIATPRRQSPRTAIAPGSVGIGGEQTGVYPIESPGGWQIIGRTPERLFRPEEQPPSLLRAGDRVRFCPISEEQYGKWGQIGP, encoded by the coding sequence TTGGAGCAAGTCGCGTTTTTTCCACTCGGCGACTCGGGAATTGTCATCAAGCTCGGAGACGCCATTGACCAGGCGACACAGCAAAAAGTAAAGGCGCTCGCCGACTATTTCGAAGAGCACCCGCTTCCGGGAATGGTCGAATACGTACCGGGGTACACGTCTGTCACGGTGTATTACGATCCGGTGGCGTGGTACGATCCGCGCGCAGCGGACATGCCGTACGAGCGGTTCAAGGCGCTGCTCGCGGGGCAGCTTGTGCACATTCGCGCGGATGAACAGACGAAGCCGCGGCTGGTGGAGATTCCCGTCTGCTACGGCGGCGCGTTTGGCCCTGACCTGCTGGATGTGGCCGCGTATCACGGCATCACCCCGGATGAACTGATCCGCATTCACTCCGGGCAGGAGTATCTCGTGCACATGATCGGCTTTGCTCCTGGCTTTCCGTATTTGGGCGGACTGGACAAACGCATTGCCACCCCGCGCAGGCAGTCGCCGCGAACCGCGATTGCGCCGGGAAGCGTCGGAATCGGGGGAGAGCAGACGGGCGTCTACCCGATTGAGAGTCCGGGGGGCTGGCAGATTATTGGCCGGACACCGGAGCGCCTGTTCCGCCCGGAAGAACAGCCGCCGAGCTTGCTGCGCGCAGGCGACAGAGTCCGCTTCTGTCCGATCTCGGAGGAACAATACGGGAAATGGGGGCAGATCGGGCCATGA
- a CDS encoding ATP-dependent DNA helicase gives MERYPFAHDPAQPFIPQVSDWVADVFYDTLPEAGFEVRDEQIYMAFQLERAFQEKRTIFAEAGVGTGKTLAYLLYAVCYARYTRKPAIIACANESLIEQLVKPEGDIAKLARHLNLTIDARLGKSPDQYICLRKLDEARHQLDGDEVFQEIYEGLPSFVHTHEALQSFYPYGDRSAYAALNDQQWAKMNWDAFQDCFVCDRQHRCGQTLSRDHYRKSADLIICSHDFYMEHVWTYEARKRGGQLPLLPSHSSVIFDEGHLLEPAAQKALTYKLNHAVFEEIITRLLQGEIRESLAVAIEEAIIQSEELFSRLNAESKPVAGSARKEIVFHPELIAAIHRFTSLIGSIEEELALESGLYTLDDFQLRIVEEHLEMMQLALGLFQRPDHVISWMSEEWTGPTLVVMPKMVQEVLRERVFSQNMPIVFSSATLSVENSFAYIADSLGIEDYLSFSVASPYDYAEQMEAFVPPLSCTQPFAEKMELAVALLQKTGGRALLLFSSLEEMREFKNAAEAYPACASMRFLYEGDAEISHLISCFQNDEESILCAVSLWEGLDVPGPSLSNVIIWSLPFPPNDPVFAAKRKSAASPMEEVDLPYMLLRLRQGIGRLIRTREDRGIVSILSPELWRDEQLRKHVQSVFPAGVQWRETLASEVV, from the coding sequence GTGGAACGGTATCCTTTTGCCCACGATCCGGCCCAGCCGTTCATCCCGCAGGTGAGCGACTGGGTAGCGGACGTTTTTTACGATACGTTGCCAGAGGCGGGCTTCGAGGTCCGCGATGAGCAAATCTACATGGCGTTTCAGCTTGAACGGGCCTTCCAGGAAAAGCGGACGATTTTCGCCGAGGCGGGAGTCGGGACGGGCAAAACGCTCGCCTACCTGCTGTACGCGGTCTGCTATGCCCGCTATACGAGAAAGCCGGCGATCATCGCCTGTGCCAACGAGTCGCTGATCGAGCAGCTCGTGAAGCCGGAAGGGGACATCGCCAAGCTGGCCAGGCACCTCAACCTGACGATTGACGCGCGACTGGGAAAATCGCCGGACCAGTATATTTGCTTGCGGAAGCTGGACGAGGCCCGTCACCAACTGGATGGCGATGAAGTTTTCCAGGAAATTTACGAGGGGCTGCCGTCTTTTGTGCACACGCACGAAGCGCTCCAGTCGTTTTATCCGTACGGGGACCGCAGCGCTTACGCGGCATTGAACGACCAGCAGTGGGCGAAGATGAACTGGGATGCGTTCCAGGACTGCTTTGTCTGCGACAGGCAGCATCGGTGCGGACAGACGCTGTCGCGCGACCACTACCGCAAGTCTGCCGATCTCATCATCTGTTCGCATGATTTTTACATGGAGCACGTCTGGACGTACGAGGCGAGAAAGCGGGGCGGACAGCTTCCGCTTTTGCCGAGCCACAGCTCCGTCATTTTTGACGAAGGGCATTTGCTGGAGCCTGCCGCGCAAAAGGCGTTGACCTACAAGCTGAACCACGCCGTTTTTGAAGAGATCATTACGCGGCTGCTGCAAGGAGAGATCAGGGAGTCGCTGGCCGTCGCCATCGAAGAAGCGATCATCCAGAGCGAGGAACTGTTTTCGCGCTTGAACGCCGAGAGCAAGCCAGTCGCGGGCTCCGCGCGCAAGGAAATCGTGTTTCATCCCGAACTGATTGCAGCCATTCACCGCTTTACGAGCCTGATTGGCTCGATTGAAGAGGAGCTGGCGCTGGAGAGCGGCCTGTACACGCTGGACGACTTTCAGTTGCGGATCGTCGAGGAGCATCTGGAAATGATGCAGCTCGCTCTCGGCCTGTTCCAGCGGCCCGATCACGTCATTTCCTGGATGAGCGAAGAGTGGACAGGCCCGACCTTGGTCGTCATGCCCAAAATGGTGCAGGAAGTGCTCCGGGAGCGCGTTTTCTCGCAAAACATGCCGATCGTTTTCTCGTCTGCGACTTTGTCGGTAGAAAATTCGTTTGCCTACATCGCGGACAGCCTGGGCATTGAAGACTACTTGTCGTTTTCCGTCGCTTCCCCGTACGACTACGCGGAGCAGATGGAAGCTTTCGTTCCGCCGCTGTCCTGTACGCAGCCGTTCGCCGAAAAAATGGAGCTGGCTGTCGCCTTGCTGCAAAAAACCGGGGGACGCGCGCTGCTTTTGTTTTCCTCCCTGGAAGAAATGCGGGAGTTCAAAAACGCGGCGGAAGCGTACCCTGCGTGTGCCTCGATGCGCTTTTTGTACGAAGGCGACGCGGAAATCAGCCACCTGATCTCCTGTTTTCAAAACGACGAGGAAAGCATCCTGTGCGCCGTCTCGCTATGGGAAGGGCTGGATGTGCCGGGGCCGTCTCTCTCGAACGTCATCATCTGGTCGCTGCCGTTTCCGCCGAACGATCCGGTGTTTGCCGCCAAGCGAAAAAGCGCAGCGTCGCCGATGGAAGAGGTCGACCTGCCGTACATGTTGCTGCGACTGCGCCAAGGGATTGGCCGCCTGATTCGCACCCGCGAGGACAGAGGCATCGTCTCCATACTGAGCCCGGAGTTGTGGAGAGACGAACAGTTGCGAAAGCACGTGCAGAGCGTCTTTCCCGCAGGCGTGCAATGGCGCGAGACGCTTGCGAGCGAGGTTGTGTAA